In Cyanobium sp. WAJ14-Wanaka, a single genomic region encodes these proteins:
- a CDS encoding resolvase: MNWKPNCLIAGIDPGRSKCGLVIADREGGWIEQAAILEPDAALAWLGHWRGEGLASLVIGNGTGSRGWLHAIAPFGLETHLVDEYGTTLAARHRFWQLFPPKGLRRLVPRGLRLPPRDLDDLAAQLLVEGHLKRELKRRDSALLRTWPAP; encoded by the coding sequence GTGAACTGGAAGCCGAATTGCCTAATTGCCGGCATCGACCCAGGCCGCAGCAAATGCGGTCTCGTCATTGCCGATCGGGAGGGCGGCTGGATCGAACAGGCCGCCATTCTCGAACCGGACGCGGCCCTCGCCTGGCTGGGCCATTGGCGGGGCGAAGGCCTAGCCAGCCTGGTAATTGGCAACGGCACCGGCAGTAGGGGCTGGCTTCATGCCATTGCCCCATTCGGTTTAGAAACCCATCTCGTGGACGAATACGGCACCACCCTGGCCGCCCGGCATCGCTTTTGGCAGCTGTTCCCCCCCAAAGGCCTCAGGCGCCTAGTGCCCAGGGGCCTGCGCCTCCCCCCCCGCGACCTGGATGATCTAGCGGCCCAGCTACTGGTGGAAGGCCACCTGAAACGGGAACTCAAGCGCCGGGACAGCGCCCTGCTCAGAACTTGGCCCGCACCGTAA
- a CDS encoding DUF3084 domain-containing protein, translating to MSGWLLILALLVLGGVLSTLGDRLGSRVGKARLSLFQMRPRRTAVLITVLTGSVISAVSLGLMLLVSERLRVGLFELDKLETRLQTSRSNLATSEAKRKQAEKEQARFQGQLNQSEARLVTLRRSLAPLLAQRRQLEAERSRLGRDLQVRDAEIRSNERDLAQVRSQIAAGTKELKDLETNLIAFRRGDVVISSGQILASAKVKLEQPSQAKSVVTALLQQANLNAFRRVLPGQNADRQILLVPRSDIAKLEEMLAKPGSWVVSLISAANVLRGERQVLAFPDLRPNRPVIKAGEVLASTILEGDLSNPEAINRRLNLLLAAAYARAQRQGTVADGLQVDPAAVRQLSSELSERPRGLVVALSAVAVQSADTPDPIAVELRWDRDGDLQKGGARGNLR from the coding sequence GTGTCGGGCTGGCTTCTGATCCTGGCGCTGCTCGTGCTTGGGGGCGTGCTCTCGACCCTTGGTGATCGCCTGGGCAGCCGGGTGGGCAAGGCCCGTTTAAGCCTGTTTCAGATGCGGCCCCGACGCACGGCCGTGTTGATCACCGTGCTCACCGGCAGCGTGATCAGTGCCGTGTCTTTGGGCTTAATGCTTTTGGTGAGTGAACGGCTGCGGGTGGGGCTTTTTGAGCTCGACAAGCTGGAAACTCGCCTGCAAACCAGCCGCAGCAACCTGGCCACGAGCGAAGCCAAGCGGAAGCAGGCAGAAAAGGAGCAGGCCCGCTTCCAGGGCCAACTAAACCAATCGGAAGCCAGGCTGGTGACCCTGCGTAGGAGCCTGGCACCGCTGCTGGCCCAGCGCCGGCAACTGGAGGCGGAACGCAGCCGCTTGGGCCGCGACCTACAGGTGCGGGATGCCGAAATCCGCAGCAACGAAAGGGATTTGGCCCAGGTGCGCAGCCAAATTGCCGCCGGCACAAAAGAGCTCAAGGATCTGGAGACAAACCTGATTGCCTTCCGCCGCGGCGATGTGGTGATCAGCAGCGGTCAAATCCTGGCCAGCGCCAAGGTGAAGCTGGAGCAGCCAAGCCAGGCAAAATCCGTGGTTACGGCCCTGTTGCAGCAGGCCAACCTCAATGCCTTTCGCAGGGTGCTGCCGGGCCAGAACGCTGATCGGCAAATTCTGCTGGTGCCCCGTAGCGACATTGCCAAACTCGAAGAAATGCTTGCCAAACCAGGCAGCTGGGTAGTGAGCCTGATTTCGGCAGCCAATGTGTTGCGCGGGGAAAGGCAGGTGCTGGCCTTCCCCGACCTCCGGCCAAACCGACCCGTGATCAAGGCCGGTGAAGTGCTTGCCAGCACCATCCTGGAAGGGGATCTCAGCAATCCCGAGGCGATCAACAGACGCCTAAATCTGCTGCTCGCTGCCGCCTATGCCCGAGCCCAGCGCCAGGGCACGGTGGCGGATGGCCTTCAGGTGGATCCAGCCGCGGTGCGGCAACTGAGCTCGGAGTTAAGCGAACGACCCAGGGGCCTTGTCGTTGCCCTTTCGGCGGTCGCTGTTCAAAGTGCTGACACTCCCGATCCCATTGCGGTGGAACTGCGCTGGGATCGGGATGGCGATCTACAGAAGGGTGGCGCCCGGGGCAACCTTCGGTGA
- the ntcA gene encoding global nitrogen regulator NtcA yields the protein MVGVIHGFSRTANTPSTGSPGSVAGVGVASQGSATLLEVIRSLSGSSVETVERGKTIFFPGDPAERVYLLRRGAVRLSRVYESGEEITVALLRENSLFGVLSLLTGQRSDRFYHAIAFTRVEMVTAPATSVRRAIEQDASVGLLLLQGLSSRILQTETMIETLTHRDMSSRLVSFLLVLCRDFGVPGNEGITIDLRLSHQAIAEAIGSTRVTITRLLGDLRNEGLVQIDRKKITVFDPIALAKRFS from the coding sequence ATGGTTGGCGTGATCCACGGATTCAGCCGTACGGCCAACACACCGTCAACCGGCTCCCCCGGCAGCGTGGCGGGGGTCGGTGTGGCGAGCCAGGGCTCCGCAACCCTGCTGGAGGTAATCCGCTCCCTTTCTGGTAGCAGCGTTGAAACGGTTGAACGGGGGAAAACCATCTTCTTTCCCGGAGACCCCGCAGAACGGGTCTACCTATTGCGCCGCGGCGCTGTCCGCCTCTCACGGGTCTACGAATCCGGAGAGGAAATCACGGTGGCCCTACTCCGCGAAAACAGCCTTTTCGGGGTCTTGTCGCTGCTGACGGGCCAGCGTTCAGACAGGTTTTATCACGCGATTGCCTTCACCAGGGTGGAGATGGTTACGGCGCCGGCCACCTCCGTAAGGCGGGCCATCGAACAGGACGCCAGCGTCGGACTGCTCCTGCTGCAGGGCCTTTCTTCGAGGATTCTGCAGACCGAAACGATGATAGAAACCCTCACCCACCGCGATATGTCTTCGCGGCTGGTGAGCTTTCTGCTAGTTCTCTGCCGGGATTTTGGGGTGCCTGGCAACGAGGGGATCACCATTGATCTGCGCCTCTCACACCAGGCGATCGCCGAGGCCATTGGCTCCACCCGGGTAACAATCACCCGCCTGCTGGGCGACCTACGCAACGAAGGGCTGGTGCAGATCGATCGCAAAAAAATCACCGTGTTTGATCCGATCGCCCTGGCCAAGCGCTTTAGCTAA
- a CDS encoding cob(I)yrinic acid a,c-diamide adenosyltransferase, producing MTASLSAANPNHQRPQRLELVAGGIQAHAPRPLRIAEQSEGLLQIHTAPFRGSFGSVLSQALRAAGLGSRVLVSQLLKGGVEQGLANSVWLCGRLQWLRPAVPACLAETAQAEFADGGALAAVQEVWAFSREQLISGAVDLMVLDELGLAMELGYLQPAEVLDALERRPAHLDVILTGPAMGPALMALADQVTELRRGF from the coding sequence ATGACCGCCAGCCTGTCTGCTGCCAACCCAAACCACCAGCGCCCGCAGCGGTTGGAGTTGGTGGCCGGTGGCATCCAGGCCCATGCCCCCAGGCCCTTACGCATTGCCGAGCAGTCGGAAGGTCTGCTTCAGATCCATACGGCCCCTTTCCGGGGCAGCTTTGGCTCCGTTCTCAGCCAGGCCCTACGCGCTGCTGGTCTTGGTAGCCGGGTGCTGGTTTCCCAGCTGCTCAAGGGCGGGGTGGAGCAGGGGTTGGCCAACAGTGTTTGGCTATGTGGCCGCCTGCAGTGGCTGCGCCCTGCGGTGCCAGCTTGTTTGGCCGAAACTGCGCAAGCTGAATTTGCAGATGGCGGCGCCTTGGCCGCCGTGCAGGAGGTTTGGGCCTTCAGCCGCGAGCAGCTGATCAGTGGGGCGGTGGACCTAATGGTGCTCGATGAACTTGGCTTGGCGATGGAGCTGGGCTACCTCCAGCCGGCCGAGGTGCTAGATGCGCTTGAGCGCCGTCCAGCCCACCTGGATGTCATCCTTACTGGCCCTGCCATGGGCCCTGCCCTGATGGCCCTGGCTGATCAAGTTACCGAGCTGCGTCGCGGCTTTTAG
- the dcd gene encoding dCTP deaminase produces the protein MLKNDLWIKEQAAEGMLEPFQSSLVRHLDPENGASPVLSFGCSSYGYDLRLSPKEFLIFRHVPGTIMNPKRFNPANLEPAALAEDADGSYFILPAHSYGLGVALEKMKVPANITVICLGKSTYARLGIIVNTTPAEASWEGHLTLEFSNSSGADCRIYANEGICQLLFFEGDPCETTYQDRAGKYQHQPERVTLAKV, from the coding sequence ATGCTGAAAAACGACCTTTGGATCAAGGAGCAGGCCGCAGAGGGCATGCTCGAGCCATTTCAATCCAGCCTTGTTAGGCATCTCGATCCAGAGAATGGTGCCTCGCCTGTACTGAGCTTTGGCTGCTCTTCCTATGGCTACGACCTGCGCCTTTCGCCCAAGGAGTTTTTGATCTTCCGCCATGTGCCGGGCACGATCATGAATCCGAAGCGCTTCAATCCCGCCAACCTCGAACCAGCAGCCCTCGCCGAAGACGCCGACGGGTCCTACTTCATTTTGCCTGCCCACTCCTATGGCCTAGGTGTGGCGCTAGAAAAGATGAAGGTGCCAGCCAATATCACCGTGATCTGCCTCGGCAAAAGCACCTATGCCCGCCTTGGCATCATTGTCAATACCACCCCAGCTGAAGCCAGTTGGGAGGGCCATCTCACCTTGGAGTTCAGTAACTCTTCGGGGGCAGATTGCCGCATTTATGCCAACGAAGGCATTTGCCAATTGCTCTTTTTTGAGGGAGATCCCTGCGAGACCACCTATCAGGATCGGGCTGGTAAATATCAACATCAGCCAGAGCGGGTGACCCTGGCCAAAGTTTGA
- the thyX gene encoding FAD-dependent thymidylate synthase yields the protein MDPRFRVALIAATPNPQQCVYAGMHQDYSEGFVAGDSANWPEEAKAGEICVKRLLSGERGHYGPLEHAQIVLNVGWFPHSVMQQARTHRVGVSFDVQSMRYTGDRICKAAAGELELEEVFYLRPEGNYSDRQGKKYAYTGEQRAIDLGLCQQAAERYRDLLAAGFAEEHARGILPFDYRQHFVVSFTLRAFLHFLDLRAKLDAQQEIRELCDLMWPHLQTWTPQFAEWYEKSRLHKARLAP from the coding sequence ATGGATCCCCGTTTCCGGGTGGCCCTTATTGCTGCCACCCCAAATCCCCAGCAGTGCGTCTATGCCGGCATGCACCAGGACTACAGCGAGGGCTTTGTGGCAGGCGATTCGGCCAACTGGCCCGAAGAAGCTAAGGCTGGGGAGATTTGTGTAAAGCGTTTGCTGTCTGGGGAGAGGGGCCACTACGGCCCCCTGGAGCATGCCCAAATTGTGCTGAATGTGGGCTGGTTTCCCCATTCGGTGATGCAACAGGCCCGCACCCACCGGGTGGGGGTGAGCTTCGATGTGCAGTCGATGCGTTATACCGGCGATCGCATCTGTAAAGCCGCAGCAGGGGAGCTGGAGCTGGAGGAGGTTTTCTACCTACGCCCAGAGGGTAATTACAGCGACCGGCAAGGTAAAAAATACGCCTACACAGGCGAGCAAAGGGCCATCGACCTGGGGCTTTGTCAGCAGGCCGCTGAGCGCTACAGGGATCTACTGGCGGCAGGTTTTGCGGAGGAGCATGCCCGCGGCATCCTGCCCTTCGACTATCGCCAACACTTTGTGGTGAGCTTCACCCTGCGGGCCTTTCTTCACTTTTTAGATCTGCGGGCTAAGCTCGATGCCCAGCAGGAAATTCGCGAACTCTGCGACCTGATGTGGCCCCACCTGCAAACCTGGACACCCCAGTTTGCAGAGTGGTATGAGAAGAGCCGGCTCCACAAAGCCCGCCTAGCGCCCTAG